One region of Flavobacterium sp. KACC 22763 genomic DNA includes:
- a CDS encoding PKD domain-containing protein has protein sequence MKPQLSIFFILFSIFSIGQTKVKDTITRRANIGFIQNGNQVSFKPETPPLIPIAGAPKPSYSYLWELGDGHYSKEAEPKHVYKNKGTYTTRLAVTNNYDNGKPPATRPKKVAVNDITDTNYKDIASIADQNGFAIIKNCDPIPEQEMVVVVSYQNLENYVSSGKLYLFYNEKQFKHNNFELGDFRTYAGEREVKENLVATTDDLNDSNTFLASAEGNFKTKKYRNTTTEEDLDASLSDAHKIYHNVSILEFDDSNPGETRNVFYTFKTTPEMIKDTSATVTMRGIFVPNRSYKNHKVKNLEMEIVTSHDPNKMGSNGSFMNYRLVRFKRVNFKTRFQNNGEGPARKIRLETDIPDMFDKKTFQIESMYPECPICPKGEEPTVSCLDTIIKQKQIIFTFKNIYLPGSEQKNVHEKDSTKGFVKYSMKFGEDFHKVKTKSRTAIIFDKNEPIITNYATTRFLPGISIGAKAGYNFYSDLDKSTSYFVGATLSPFKSYRFYWQVEWENALNKYDSEVNISEEFNTNANGTRQLVRTTTATENKNVNWEVPVLIRYNINNYIGVGAGIQANVNVYSEQNQTITVDTFEGDKENFLISSNTSSNTIKNNFSGFKTGLLFDLTAGFARIGPSLGARYVINFEQNFNYFQVYGIWKF, from the coding sequence ATGAAACCACAACTGTCTATTTTCTTTATTCTATTTTCTATTTTTTCAATAGGACAAACCAAAGTGAAAGACACCATAACACGAAGAGCCAATATAGGTTTTATTCAAAACGGAAATCAGGTTAGTTTTAAACCTGAAACACCACCTTTGATTCCGATTGCAGGTGCGCCCAAGCCGAGCTATTCTTATTTATGGGAATTGGGAGACGGGCATTACAGCAAAGAAGCCGAACCTAAACATGTTTATAAAAACAAAGGAACTTACACTACAAGGCTTGCTGTAACCAATAATTATGATAACGGAAAACCTCCTGCAACTCGCCCGAAAAAAGTGGCTGTAAACGATATTACAGATACCAATTATAAAGACATTGCTTCTATTGCTGACCAAAACGGTTTTGCGATTATTAAAAACTGTGATCCAATTCCAGAGCAGGAAATGGTAGTTGTAGTAAGTTATCAAAATCTTGAAAATTATGTTTCTAGTGGAAAGCTTTATTTGTTTTACAATGAAAAGCAATTCAAACACAATAATTTCGAATTAGGCGATTTCAGAACGTATGCGGGCGAACGTGAAGTAAAAGAAAATCTGGTTGCTACAACTGATGATCTTAACGATTCGAATACTTTTTTGGCTTCCGCCGAAGGGAATTTCAAAACCAAAAAATATAGAAATACCACAACAGAAGAAGATTTGGATGCTTCGCTTTCAGATGCCCATAAAATCTATCACAATGTTTCTATTTTAGAATTTGATGATTCGAATCCAGGAGAAACGCGAAATGTTTTTTACACTTTCAAAACGACTCCCGAAATGATTAAGGATACGAGCGCAACGGTTACCATGAGAGGAATTTTTGTCCCAAATAGAAGTTATAAAAACCATAAAGTGAAAAATCTGGAAATGGAAATTGTGACTTCTCACGATCCAAACAAAATGGGTTCTAACGGAAGTTTTATGAATTACAGATTAGTGCGTTTTAAAAGAGTAAATTTTAAAACCCGTTTTCAGAATAATGGTGAAGGTCCAGCGAGAAAAATTCGTTTAGAAACCGACATTCCTGATATGTTTGATAAAAAGACTTTTCAGATTGAAAGCATGTATCCCGAATGTCCAATTTGTCCAAAAGGCGAAGAACCAACCGTAAGCTGTCTCGATACGATCATCAAACAGAAACAGATTATTTTTACTTTTAAAAACATTTATCTTCCTGGAAGCGAACAGAAAAATGTTCATGAAAAAGATTCTACAAAAGGTTTTGTAAAATACTCGATGAAGTTTGGCGAAGATTTTCATAAAGTAAAAACCAAAAGCCGAACTGCGATTATTTTTGATAAAAACGAACCTATAATTACCAATTATGCCACTACTCGATTCTTGCCCGGAATTTCGATTGGTGCAAAAGCGGGTTATAATTTTTATTCTGATTTAGATAAATCGACGAGCTATTTTGTTGGTGCTACGCTTTCGCCCTTTAAATCATATCGTTTTTATTGGCAAGTGGAATGGGAAAATGCTTTAAACAAGTACGATAGTGAAGTAAATATCTCCGAAGAATTTAATACAAATGCCAACGGAACCAGACAATTGGTTCGCACCACAACTGCCACCGAAAATAAAAATGTTAATTGGGAAGTGCCTGTTTTAATTCGATACAACATCAACAACTACATTGGAGTTGGAGCGGGAATTCAGGCGAATGTAAATGTTTATTCAGAACAAAATCAGACAATCACAGTCGATACTTTTGAAGGTGATAAAGAGAACTTTTTAATCAGCTCTAACACGAGTTCCAATACGATCAAAAACAATTTCTCGGGTTTTAAAACTGGGCTTTTATTTGATTTGACAGCTGGTTTTGCCAGAATCGGACCAAGTTTGGGCGCGCGTTATGTAATTAATTTTGAACAGAATTTTAATTATTTTCAGGTTTATGGAATTTGGAAGTTTTAG